The following proteins are co-located in the Rheinheimera salexigens genome:
- the hisS gene encoding histidine--tRNA ligase yields MSKQIQAIRGMNDCLPQQTPVWQYAEQVLRQTMFNYGYSEIRFPIVEMTELFKRSIGEVTDIVEKEMYSFDDRNGDSLTLRPEGTACCVRAGNEHGLLYNQEQRLWYMGPMFRHERPQKGRYRQFHQFGLETFGIATPDIDAEVILLSARLWQQLGLTSFVKLEINSLGSAEARSQYREVLIAYLEQHKAQLDEDSLRRMHTNPLRVLDSKNPALAELLAAAPQLADHLDQDSAEHFARLKQILTVAGIDFTVNPRLVRGLDYYNKTVFEWVTTELGAQGTVCAGGRYDGLVEQLGGKATPAVGFALGMERLVLLLQHLDLVPALAVNADIYLMALGEQAELAIHSVAERLRNELPAKRIILHCGGGNLKKQVKRADKSGASVGLILGEDELARGEITVKWLREDKPQQTLLITELAKSLA; encoded by the coding sequence TTGTCGAAGCAAATTCAGGCAATTCGTGGCATGAATGACTGCCTGCCGCAGCAAACTCCCGTTTGGCAATACGCAGAACAGGTATTAAGACAAACCATGTTTAATTATGGTTATAGTGAAATTCGTTTTCCTATTGTCGAAATGACCGAGCTGTTTAAGCGCTCTATTGGTGAAGTTACCGATATTGTTGAAAAAGAAATGTATAGCTTTGATGATCGCAACGGTGACAGTTTAACCTTACGACCAGAAGGCACCGCTTGTTGTGTCAGAGCGGGCAATGAGCATGGCTTGCTGTATAACCAAGAGCAACGCTTATGGTATATGGGGCCAATGTTTCGGCATGAACGGCCACAAAAAGGCCGTTATCGCCAGTTTCACCAATTTGGTTTAGAAACCTTTGGTATCGCAACACCCGATATTGATGCAGAAGTTATTCTACTCAGTGCGCGATTATGGCAACAATTAGGCTTAACCTCGTTTGTAAAGCTAGAGATAAATTCTTTAGGCTCAGCTGAGGCACGTAGCCAATATCGTGAAGTATTAATCGCCTATCTTGAGCAGCATAAAGCGCAGCTAGACGAAGACAGCTTACGCCGCATGCATACTAATCCCTTACGCGTGCTGGATAGTAAAAACCCTGCTTTAGCCGAGTTATTAGCAGCAGCACCGCAACTGGCAGATCATTTAGATCAAGACTCAGCCGAGCATTTTGCCCGATTAAAACAAATATTAACGGTAGCGGGTATTGATTTTACGGTTAATCCTCGCTTAGTTCGAGGCTTAGATTATTACAATAAAACCGTATTTGAATGGGTAACTACTGAACTCGGCGCCCAAGGTACTGTGTGTGCGGGTGGTCGTTACGATGGTTTAGTCGAGCAGTTAGGTGGCAAAGCGACACCAGCGGTAGGCTTTGCCTTAGGTATGGAGCGCTTGGTACTCTTATTACAACATTTAGATTTAGTGCCAGCATTAGCCGTAAATGCTGATATCTATTTGATGGCTCTAGGCGAGCAAGCGGAACTTGCAATCCATTCTGTTGCCGAACGCTTGCGCAATGAATTGCCTGCAAAACGAATTATTTTGCATTGTGGTGGCGGAAACCTAAAAAAACAGGTAAAACGTGCAGATAAATCGGGTGCGAGTGTTGGCTTAATTTTAGGCGAAGATGAATTAGCCCGTGGCGAAATTACCGTAAAATGGCTTCGTGAAGATAAGCCACAACAAACACTATTAATAACTGAGTTGGCTAAAAGCTTAGCCTAA
- a CDS encoding YfgM family protein encodes MEIYSSEEQQVEAIKRFWHTYGKAILAGVVIGLVGLYGFRYYQADQRNNVEQASANFSQLLIQRETAEGDTWLAQAQGYIDSTKVENYAVFAALLAAKDAVEQENFAVAEQQLTWVLANTKEPALLALTQLRLARVQKEQANFDAALATLAKAVPESFVALQAELKGDILLLSEKPAQAKTAYLQALGAASANQQLLQVKLDELAHITAA; translated from the coding sequence GTGGAAATTTATAGCAGTGAAGAACAACAAGTAGAAGCCATTAAACGCTTTTGGCACACTTACGGTAAAGCTATTTTAGCCGGCGTAGTAATTGGTTTAGTTGGCTTATACGGCTTTCGTTATTACCAAGCAGACCAACGCAATAATGTTGAACAAGCTTCAGCAAACTTTAGTCAGTTACTTATTCAGCGTGAAACCGCTGAAGGTGATACTTGGTTAGCCCAAGCTCAAGGTTATATTGATAGCACTAAAGTTGAAAACTATGCTGTTTTTGCTGCCTTATTAGCGGCTAAAGATGCGGTTGAGCAAGAAAATTTTGCTGTCGCTGAACAGCAATTAACCTGGGTTTTAGCCAATACTAAAGAGCCTGCCTTGCTAGCGTTAACGCAATTGCGTTTAGCTCGGGTGCAAAAAGAACAAGCAAACTTTGACGCTGCATTAGCTACCTTAGCTAAAGCTGTTCCAGAGAGTTTTGTTGCGTTACAAGCTGAGCTTAAGGGCGATATTCTGCTGTTAAGCGAGAAGCCTGCACAAGCAAAAACCGCTTACTTGCAAGCTTTAGGTGCCGCGAGTGCAAATCAGCAGTTACTTCAGGTAAAACTGGATGAACTTGCACACATCACCGCAGCATAA
- the bamB gene encoding outer membrane protein assembly factor BamB, which yields MRLQLKYIASLLLLLVVAGCSNKEELVLPAVQNSIKPAVVWKTSIGNGVEHFESSLEPIIIEQTVFAASREGIVAAYDLSTGKRKWQFDLRKPDGGSAWQNISSLWSGGNARISGGISFGYDKLFLGTENGEVFALSPQTGELLWRVEVKGEVLAKPAVGEGLVVVATGAGTLIALHPDSGEQRWEFENEQPALTLRGVGEPVIHAGGVIYGSGSGHVGVVIADRGYQAWEEQIAVPTGSTDLSRLADVDASPIVVGNAIIAIGYNGELVALEMRSGKALWKRDFSSFRNMALADDSLYLVDSEGRIAALDSSNGAERWTQYGLHKHFLTGATVYKNYIVIGDNQGNLHWLDRSNGSFVARQSMDSSGFYTEAVASEQYLLVQSRNGELVLLQTP from the coding sequence GTGAGATTACAGTTAAAATATATAGCAAGCCTATTATTACTGTTAGTGGTTGCCGGTTGTTCTAATAAAGAAGAGCTAGTATTACCCGCGGTACAAAATAGCATTAAGCCAGCTGTGGTATGGAAAACCAGTATTGGTAATGGTGTCGAGCATTTTGAGTCAAGCTTAGAGCCTATTATTATTGAACAAACGGTTTTTGCTGCAAGTCGAGAAGGCATTGTTGCTGCTTATGACTTAAGTACGGGTAAACGTAAATGGCAATTCGACTTACGTAAACCTGATGGCGGTTCGGCTTGGCAAAATATTAGTAGTTTATGGTCTGGCGGTAATGCCCGAATTTCGGGCGGTATTAGCTTCGGTTACGATAAATTATTTTTAGGCACTGAAAATGGTGAAGTGTTTGCACTTTCACCACAGACCGGTGAGTTATTGTGGCGAGTGGAAGTAAAAGGTGAAGTGCTAGCCAAACCCGCAGTAGGTGAAGGCTTAGTAGTTGTAGCAACGGGGGCGGGTACTTTAATTGCGTTACATCCAGACAGTGGTGAACAGCGTTGGGAATTCGAAAACGAACAGCCAGCTTTAACCTTACGGGGTGTTGGTGAGCCTGTGATCCATGCTGGTGGCGTTATCTATGGCTCAGGTAGTGGTCATGTTGGCGTAGTAATCGCTGATCGCGGCTATCAAGCGTGGGAAGAACAAATTGCGGTACCTACAGGCAGCACAGACTTATCTCGCTTAGCAGATGTAGATGCCAGCCCGATAGTGGTAGGAAATGCTATTATTGCCATAGGTTATAATGGCGAGTTAGTGGCATTAGAGATGCGCAGTGGTAAAGCACTATGGAAACGCGATTTTTCTAGCTTCCGTAATATGGCATTAGCCGATGACAGTCTCTATTTAGTTGATTCTGAGGGCCGGATCGCGGCATTAGATAGCAGTAATGGTGCTGAACGTTGGACCCAATATGGCTTGCATAAGCACTTTTTAACTGGCGCTACTGTGTATAAAAACTATATTGTTATAGGCGACAACCAAGGTAACTTACATTGGTTAGATCGTAGCAATGGTAGCTTTGTCGCCCGTCAAAGCATGGATAGCTCAGGTTTTTACACTGAAGCTGTCGCTAGCGAACAGTATTTATTAGTACAAAGCCGTAATGGCGAACTAGTGTTATTACAAACGCCTTAA
- the der gene encoding ribosome biogenesis GTPase Der, producing the protein MLPVVALVGRANVGKSTLFNRLTRTRDALVADFPGLTRDRKYGSVNYEGLEFIVVDTGGIDGNEHGIEVEMAEQSLKAIDEADVVLFMVDARAGATVGDLAIAEHIRKVQKTVFVVANKTDGLDADTAVADFYSLGLGNVFPIAAAHGRGVSSLLNLALVPLLTEEQQLALAGNDDDEDGFELETLTDEQADAEAARLRSQHIKLAIVGRPNVGKSTLTNRILGEERVVVFDMPGTTRDSIYIPMQRNERDYTLIDTAGVRRRGKIDDIVEKFSVIKTLQAIEDANVVILVLDARMGISDQDLSILGFALNAGRSLVIAVNKWDGLNESIKDEIKRELDRRLGFIDFARLHFISALHGSGVGNLFESVEEAFDSATTRHSTALLTRIMKMAQEDHNPPLVHGRRVKLKYAHAGGYNPPLIVIHGNQVDALPDSYKRYLMNYFRKTLKMMGTPIKVEFREGDNPFAPTKKNTETPLQKYKRERLMKARTKFTK; encoded by the coding sequence ATGTTGCCTGTCGTTGCCCTTGTAGGGCGTGCCAATGTCGGAAAGTCGACGCTGTTTAACCGTTTAACCCGTACTCGTGATGCTTTAGTGGCAGATTTTCCAGGGTTAACGCGTGACCGAAAGTACGGCTCTGTTAACTATGAAGGCTTAGAGTTTATTGTAGTTGATACCGGTGGTATTGATGGCAACGAACATGGCATTGAAGTTGAGATGGCTGAACAATCATTAAAAGCGATTGATGAAGCTGATGTCGTGTTATTTATGGTCGATGCTAGAGCCGGGGCGACGGTTGGCGATTTAGCCATCGCTGAGCATATTCGTAAAGTGCAAAAGACAGTATTTGTGGTTGCGAATAAAACCGATGGTTTAGATGCAGATACTGCTGTTGCTGACTTTTATAGCTTAGGTTTAGGCAATGTTTTCCCAATCGCTGCCGCACATGGCCGGGGCGTATCTAGTTTATTAAATCTAGCGTTGGTGCCATTATTAACGGAAGAGCAGCAACTTGCTTTAGCTGGAAATGATGACGATGAAGACGGTTTTGAACTAGAAACTTTAACCGATGAACAAGCAGACGCTGAAGCGGCACGTTTACGTAGCCAGCACATAAAATTAGCTATTGTCGGTCGACCTAATGTTGGTAAATCAACGTTAACTAATCGTATTTTAGGTGAAGAGCGGGTGGTGGTGTTTGATATGCCAGGTACCACACGCGACTCGATTTATATCCCAATGCAACGCAATGAACGCGATTACACCTTAATTGATACTGCCGGTGTACGTCGTCGCGGAAAAATTGACGATATAGTCGAAAAGTTCTCTGTGATTAAAACCCTGCAAGCCATTGAAGATGCTAACGTGGTTATTTTAGTGCTTGATGCCAGAATGGGTATTTCTGATCAAGATTTAAGTATTTTAGGCTTTGCCTTAAATGCTGGCCGGTCGTTAGTTATTGCCGTCAATAAATGGGATGGCTTAAACGAAAGTATTAAAGATGAAATAAAGCGTGAGTTAGATCGCCGTTTAGGCTTTATTGATTTTGCTCGGTTACATTTTATTTCGGCATTACATGGTTCAGGCGTCGGTAATTTATTTGAGTCAGTAGAAGAAGCATTTGACTCTGCAACGACGCGTCATAGTACGGCGTTGTTAACCCGTATTATGAAAATGGCGCAAGAAGATCATAACCCACCGCTAGTACACGGTCGTCGGGTTAAATTGAAATATGCCCATGCCGGTGGTTATAACCCGCCATTAATCGTTATTCATGGTAACCAAGTTGATGCTTTACCTGATTCGTATAAGCGGTATTTAATGAATTACTTCCGTAAAACATTAAAAATGATGGGTACACCAATTAAAGTTGAATTCCGCGAAGGGGATAACCCATTTGCACCCACCAAGAAGAACACCGAAACGCCACTGCAAAAATATAAGCGTGAGCGGTTAATGAAGGCGCGGACCAAGTTCACTAAGTAA
- a CDS encoding arginine/lysine/ornithine decarboxylase, which yields MKFRFPVIVIDEDFRTENISGSGIRDLAEAISNKGFEVVGYTSYVDLSAFAQQASRASCFILSIDDEEFGSGSAEEIETAVAGLRQFIKEVRKRNADIPIFLYGETRTTRHIPNNILRELHGFIHMFEDTPEFVAKHIIREAKKYLDALAPPFFNALMDYASDGSYSWHCPGHSGGVAFLKSPVGQMFHQFFGENMLRADVCNSVDELGQLLDHTGPVAQSEQNAARIFNADHLFFVTNGTSTSNKMVWHSTVAPGDIVVVDRNCHKSILHSIIMTGAIPVFLTPTRNHYGIIGPIPKSEFSPEAIAKKIEANPFARHAKNKKPRILTITQSTYDGILYNVEEIKEQLGSTIDTLHFDEAWLPHASFHDFYINMHAIGKDRPRSEETLVFATQSTHKLLAGLSQASQILVQNAKNRNLDTHRFNEAYLMHSSTSPQYAIIASCDVAAAMMEAPGGTALVEESLFEAIDFRRAMRKVDAEYGDDDWWFKVWGPDTLPEEGLGERDDWMLHATDTWHGFGAIESGFNLLDPIKATIITPGLNMQGQFDEHGIPAAIVSKYLAEHGIIIEKTGLYSFFIMFTIGITKGRWNSMVTELQQFKDDYDQNLPMWRVMPQFAAKHPRYEKVGLRDLCQQIHNMYRKYDVAKVTTEMYLSNIDTAMIPADAWAKMAHRDIERVSIDDIEGRVTAMLVTPYPPGIPLMVPGERFNKIIISYLQFTRAFNLAFPGFETDVHGLVREVVDGEMRYFIDVVKES from the coding sequence ATGAAGTTCCGTTTTCCGGTTATTGTTATAGATGAAGATTTTCGTACTGAGAATATCTCTGGTTCTGGTATTCGTGATCTAGCCGAAGCTATCAGCAACAAAGGTTTTGAAGTGGTTGGTTATACCAGCTATGTTGATTTAAGTGCCTTTGCTCAACAAGCGAGTCGTGCGTCGTGTTTTATTTTATCTATTGATGATGAAGAGTTCGGGAGCGGTTCAGCTGAAGAAATTGAAACCGCTGTAGCTGGCTTGCGCCAGTTTATTAAAGAAGTACGTAAGCGCAACGCAGATATCCCAATCTTTTTATACGGTGAAACTCGTACTACGCGGCATATTCCTAACAATATATTGCGCGAGCTGCATGGTTTTATACATATGTTTGAAGATACGCCAGAGTTTGTGGCTAAACATATTATTCGTGAAGCCAAAAAATACCTTGATGCCTTAGCGCCGCCATTTTTTAATGCTTTAATGGATTATGCTTCAGATGGCTCCTATTCATGGCACTGCCCTGGTCACTCGGGTGGCGTAGCCTTCTTAAAAAGCCCAGTGGGTCAAATGTTCCACCAATTCTTTGGTGAAAACATGCTGCGAGCTGATGTGTGTAACTCGGTCGATGAGCTTGGTCAATTATTGGACCACACCGGCCCTGTGGCACAAAGTGAGCAAAATGCAGCACGTATTTTTAACGCCGATCATTTATTTTTCGTTACCAATGGTACTTCAACATCAAATAAAATGGTCTGGCATTCTACGGTAGCGCCGGGCGATATCGTGGTAGTAGATCGCAACTGCCATAAATCGATTTTACACTCGATTATTATGACAGGTGCCATACCGGTGTTTTTAACACCAACCCGTAATCATTACGGTATTATAGGTCCAATCCCTAAAAGTGAGTTTTCACCAGAAGCGATTGCGAAAAAAATTGAAGCTAACCCATTTGCCCGCCATGCTAAAAACAAGAAGCCGCGTATTTTAACTATCACGCAAAGTACCTACGACGGTATTTTGTATAACGTAGAAGAGATTAAAGAGCAGCTTGGCTCTACTATTGATACGTTGCACTTTGATGAAGCTTGGTTGCCGCACGCTAGTTTCCACGATTTTTATATAAATATGCACGCGATTGGCAAAGACCGGCCACGCTCTGAAGAAACCTTAGTGTTTGCGACTCAGTCGACGCACAAACTGTTAGCCGGTTTATCGCAAGCTTCACAGATTTTAGTGCAAAACGCCAAAAATCGGAATTTAGATACCCATCGTTTTAACGAAGCGTATTTAATGCATAGCTCGACCAGCCCACAGTACGCCATTATTGCCAGTTGTGATGTCGCGGCTGCTATGATGGAAGCGCCGGGTGGTACTGCATTAGTTGAAGAGTCATTATTTGAAGCCATCGACTTTAGACGCGCCATGCGCAAAGTGGATGCCGAATACGGTGATGATGATTGGTGGTTCAAAGTTTGGGGCCCCGATACGTTGCCAGAAGAAGGCTTAGGCGAACGTGACGACTGGATGTTGCATGCGACTGATACTTGGCATGGTTTTGGTGCTATTGAATCAGGTTTTAACTTACTTGACCCAATTAAAGCCACTATTATTACGCCAGGTTTAAATATGCAAGGTCAATTTGATGAGCATGGTATTCCTGCGGCTATTGTTAGTAAGTATTTAGCCGAGCACGGTATTATTATTGAAAAAACTGGTCTGTACTCCTTCTTTATCATGTTTACCATCGGCATTACTAAAGGCCGTTGGAACTCAATGGTGACAGAGCTACAACAGTTTAAAGATGACTACGATCAAAACTTGCCAATGTGGCGGGTAATGCCACAATTTGCGGCTAAACACCCGCGTTATGAAAAAGTGGGCCTGCGTGATTTATGTCAGCAAATTCATAATATGTATCGCAAGTACGATGTAGCAAAAGTCACGACTGAAATGTATTTGTCTAATATTGATACCGCCATGATCCCTGCAGATGCGTGGGCGAAAATGGCTCACCGTGATATTGAACGTGTTTCTATTGATGACATCGAAGGTCGTGTTACCGCAATGCTAGTAACGCCATACCCACCAGGCATACCATTAATGGTGCCAGGCGAGCGTTTCAATAAAATTATTATTAGTTACCTGCAATTTACTCGTGCCTTTAACCTTGCGTTCCCAGGCTTTGAAACTGATGTCCATGGCTTAGTACGCGAAGTAGTTGATGGTGAAATGCGCTACTTTATTGACGTGGTTAAAGAAAGTTAA
- a CDS encoding PRC-barrel domain-containing protein yields the protein MKKLNSILFCAIITPTIALTSGSVLSQQTSDKQNQYDQKSKALKDNKHREMSNTLNRKYLSVLPTNGMHASNLIGMNVKTANNEDIGEVQDLLIDSNGQVAAIVVSVGGFLGIGDKDVAVGWDNVTKSGNNDDGQLRLNVTRENLTSAPKFVKRD from the coding sequence ATGAAAAAATTAAATTCAATTCTCTTTTGTGCAATTATTACACCCACAATCGCATTAACCTCTGGTTCCGTTTTATCGCAGCAAACTAGCGATAAGCAAAACCAATATGATCAAAAGAGCAAAGCTTTAAAAGATAATAAGCATAGAGAAATGTCTAATACGCTTAACCGCAAATATTTAAGCGTTTTACCAACAAATGGAATGCATGCTAGCAACCTTATAGGCATGAATGTCAAAACGGCAAATAATGAAGACATCGGTGAAGTACAAGATTTACTCATTGATAGTAATGGGCAAGTGGCTGCAATTGTCGTCAGTGTCGGTGGCTTTTTAGGGATCGGCGATAAGGATGTAGCCGTTGGCTGGGATAATGTAACAAAATCCGGTAATAACGATGACGGTCAGCTGCGGCTTAACGTAACTCGGGAAAACTTAACGTCTGCCCCCAAATTTGTAAAGCGAGATTAA
- the xseA gene encoding exodeoxyribonuclease VII large subunit, whose amino-acid sequence MQTPDIYSVSRLNSEVRLTLELQFQQIWLQAEISNFVAAASGHWYFSLKDQAAQVKVAMFKTANRRTSFRPQNGQQVLIRARISVYEPRGEYQLIAEFIEAAGAGLLKQQFEQLKAQLQAEGLFAPERKKALPTHIQRVGVITSLTGAAIRDIITVLQRRAPSIEVIVYPCQVQGETAALQLRTMLSTAIRRNEVDVLIIGRGGGSLEDLWCFNDEALSRALAQCPIATVSAVGHEIDFALTDFVADIRAATPSAAAELVSPDQTHIIERINRMRNALYQAQRAQLQQLAPRLTNLSQRLLAAEPKRRLQQQQQRLDEMQLRLTNSIKRRLINTSQQQQYLAKSMRQLAPTKMLAQQQQLVANLSQRLVNGQKLKLTQQQQQLAAVVGKLDTVSPLATLARGYSISFAADNKVLTSTEQLAVGDTVTTQLASGSYVANISTIQPAK is encoded by the coding sequence ATGCAAACACCCGATATTTATAGCGTTTCACGCCTAAACAGCGAAGTCCGTTTAACCCTAGAATTGCAATTTCAGCAAATTTGGCTACAAGCTGAGATCTCAAACTTTGTTGCTGCTGCGTCTGGCCATTGGTACTTTTCGTTAAAAGACCAAGCCGCGCAAGTTAAAGTGGCTATGTTTAAAACCGCCAATCGGCGCACTAGCTTTCGACCGCAAAATGGCCAGCAAGTGTTAATTAGAGCACGAATTAGTGTTTATGAGCCGCGCGGTGAGTATCAACTGATTGCTGAATTTATTGAAGCTGCCGGCGCCGGTTTACTTAAACAACAATTCGAGCAACTTAAAGCCCAATTACAAGCCGAAGGTTTATTTGCCCCTGAGCGAAAAAAAGCTTTGCCTACTCATATACAACGAGTAGGCGTTATTACCTCGCTTACTGGTGCTGCTATTCGAGATATTATTACCGTTTTACAACGCCGCGCACCGAGTATTGAAGTGATTGTTTACCCTTGCCAAGTGCAAGGCGAGACAGCGGCTTTACAACTAAGAACCATGCTTAGCACCGCTATACGGCGCAATGAAGTGGATGTATTAATTATAGGTCGTGGCGGTGGCTCGCTAGAGGATTTATGGTGCTTTAATGATGAAGCTTTGTCTCGAGCTCTTGCCCAATGCCCTATTGCTACGGTTAGTGCTGTCGGTCATGAAATTGATTTTGCCTTGACTGACTTTGTCGCAGATATTCGCGCCGCCACGCCATCGGCCGCTGCTGAATTAGTATCGCCAGATCAAACTCACATCATCGAACGTATAAATAGAATGCGTAATGCCCTATATCAAGCCCAGCGCGCCCAACTGCAACAGCTGGCACCGCGTTTAACTAACCTTAGCCAGCGCTTATTAGCGGCTGAACCGAAAAGACGCTTACAGCAGCAACAGCAACGTTTAGACGAGATGCAGCTGCGCTTAACTAATAGCATTAAACGCCGTTTAATCAATACCAGCCAGCAGCAACAGTATTTAGCCAAAAGCATGCGTCAATTAGCGCCGACAAAAATGCTGGCCCAACAACAGCAATTAGTGGCCAACTTGAGTCAACGCTTAGTTAATGGCCAAAAGCTCAAGCTCACACAACAGCAGCAACAACTTGCTGCGGTAGTCGGCAAGTTAGATACCGTTAGCCCGCTGGCGACATTAGCCCGAGGTTATAGCATTAGTTTTGCTGCAGATAACAAGGTACTGACTTCAACCGAGCAGCTAGCGGTTGGCGATACTGTGACAACGCAATTAGCCAGCGGTAGCTATGTGGCTAATATCAGCACAATTCAACCCGCGAAATAA
- the guaB gene encoding IMP dehydrogenase yields MLRIKQEALTFDDVLLVPAHSTVLPHTADLRTKLTNTITLNIPMVSASMDTVTEARLAIALAQEGGLGFIHKNMTIEEQATNVRRVKKYESGVVSDPVTVSPDMSIREVQALAQQHGFSGFPVVDAQQNLIGILTSRDMSFEASNQEKVSNLMTPRERLVTVNEAAPREEAFKLMHQHRIEKVLVVDNDFKLKGLITVRDYYKAASKPNACKDELGRLRVGAAVGVGPGTDERIAALVDAGVDILLIDTSHGHSQGVMDRVSQTRAKYPDLQIIAGNVATAEGAKALAEAGANAVKVGIGPGSICTTRIVTGCGVPQITAIADAVSGVAGTDVCIIADGGIRYSGDVAKALVAGAHVVMVGSMFAGTEEAPGEVELYQGRYYKSYRGMGSLGAMAQRNGSSDRYFQGSDNAEKLVPEGIEGRVAYKGPMENIIHQQMGGLRSAMGLTGSANIDELRTKPEFVRVTSAGMGESHVHDVQITKEAPNYRVG; encoded by the coding sequence ATGCTCAGGATCAAACAAGAAGCTCTTACCTTTGATGACGTACTCTTGGTACCAGCACACTCTACCGTTTTACCCCATACCGCCGATTTGCGCACTAAATTAACCAATACTATTACGCTGAATATTCCTATGGTGTCTGCTTCTATGGACACGGTAACGGAAGCGCGTTTAGCTATTGCGTTAGCCCAAGAAGGTGGCCTAGGTTTTATTCACAAAAATATGACCATTGAAGAGCAAGCGACTAATGTTCGTCGGGTTAAAAAATACGAAAGCGGTGTCGTATCCGATCCGGTTACCGTTTCACCGGATATGAGTATCCGTGAAGTTCAAGCCTTAGCTCAACAACATGGTTTCTCGGGTTTTCCGGTAGTAGATGCTCAGCAAAATTTAATCGGCATTTTAACCAGCCGTGATATGAGTTTTGAAGCCAGTAACCAAGAAAAAGTGTCTAATTTAATGACTCCTCGTGAGCGTTTAGTGACGGTAAACGAAGCAGCGCCACGCGAAGAAGCTTTTAAATTGATGCATCAACACCGGATAGAAAAAGTATTAGTAGTGGATAACGATTTTAAACTTAAGGGTTTAATTACCGTACGCGATTACTACAAAGCCGCCAGCAAACCTAATGCCTGTAAAGATGAACTCGGTCGTTTGCGCGTAGGTGCAGCGGTTGGCGTAGGTCCAGGCACTGATGAACGTATTGCCGCTTTAGTCGACGCTGGCGTTGATATCTTATTAATTGATACTTCACATGGTCACTCTCAAGGTGTCATGGATCGGGTTAGCCAAACTCGCGCTAAATACCCAGATTTACAAATTATTGCTGGTAATGTGGCGACTGCAGAAGGCGCTAAAGCCTTAGCAGAAGCCGGTGCTAATGCGGTTAAAGTCGGGATTGGTCCAGGCTCAATTTGTACTACACGTATCGTTACCGGTTGTGGTGTACCACAAATTACTGCGATTGCTGATGCAGTATCAGGTGTTGCTGGTACCGATGTCTGCATAATCGCCGATGGCGGCATTCGCTACTCTGGTGATGTGGCGAAAGCCTTAGTTGCCGGTGCGCATGTGGTGATGGTTGGCTCTATGTTTGCTGGTACTGAAGAAGCACCAGGCGAAGTTGAGCTGTACCAAGGCCGTTATTATAAGTCTTACCGTGGCATGGGCTCATTAGGCGCTATGGCGCAGCGAAATGGCTCGTCAGACCGTTACTTCCAAGGAAGTGACAACGCTGAGAAGTTAGTACCAGAAGGTATTGAAGGCCGGGTTGCTTATAAAGGACCAATGGAAAATATTATTCACCAGCAAATGGGTGGTTTACGCTCTGCAATGGGCTTAACCGGCAGTGCGAATATCGATGAGTTACGCACTAAGCCTGAATTTGTTCGGGTTACCTCTGCTGGTATGGGTGAGTCGCATGTTCACGACGTGCAAATTACCAAAGAAGCGCCAAATTACCGCGTAGGTTAA